A genomic segment from Anopheles maculipalpis chromosome X, idAnoMacuDA_375_x, whole genome shotgun sequence encodes:
- the LOC126561188 gene encoding 40S ribosomal protein S14a, whose translation MAPSRKNKVVKEEVQVSLGPQVRDGEVVFGVAHIYASFNDTFVHVTDISGKETISRVTGGMKVKADRDEASPYAAMLAAQDVAEKCKSLGITALHIKLRATGGNRTKTPGPGAQSALRALARSSMKIGRIEDVTPIPSDSTRRKGGRRGRRL comes from the exons ATGGCTCCATCGCGGAAAAACAAAGTCGTAAAGGAAGAGGTCCAAGTGTCGCTCGGACCGCAGGTGCGCGATGGTGAGGTCGTGTTCGGAGTGGCGCACATCTACGCCAGTTTCAACGATACCTTCGTACACGTCACGGACATTTCGGGCAAGGAAACCATTTCCCGTGTGACCGGCGGCATGAAGGTGAAGGCTGACCGTGATGAAGCGTCGCCCTACGCCGCTATGTTGGCCGCACAG GACGTAGCGGAGAAGTGCAAATCGCTCGGCATTACTGCGCTTCACATTAAGCTGCGTGCTACCGGTGGAAACCGTACCAAAACGCCCGGACCTGGTGCACAGTCAGCGCTCCGTGCGTTGGCCCGTTCATCGATGAAGATTGGCCGCATCGAGGACGTGACGCCAATTCCGTCCGATTCAACTCGCAGGAAGGGTGGTCGTCGCGGTCGTCGTCTATAA
- the LOC126561335 gene encoding FAU ubiquitin-like and ribosomal protein S30: MQLHVRGLNTHVLDVQPGDSIAHVKSMLAGLESVDAQELHLYCEGTPLAEDATVSQLTSVELDLTVSLLGGKVHGSLARAGKVKGQTPKVEKKEKKKKKTGRAKRRIQYNRRFSSVVQAYGRRRGPNANSA; encoded by the exons ATGCAGCTGCACGTACGAGGATTAAACACGCACGTCCTGGACGTTCAGCCGGGAGACAGCATTGCTCATGTGAAG TCTATGCTGGCTGGACTGGAGTCGGTCGACGCACAGGAACTTCATCTGTACTGCGAAGGAACGCCGCTCGCTGAGGACGCTACCGTATCGCAGCTGACGTCGGTTGAGCTTGATCTGACCGTAAGTCTGCTCGGTGGTAAGGTGCACGGTTCGCTCGCCCGTGCCGGTAAGGTGAAGGGCCAAACGCCCAAGGtcgagaagaaggaaaagaagaagaagaagaccggCCGTGCCAAGCGACGCATTCAGTACAACAGACGCTTCTCGAGCGTGGTCCAGGCGTACGGACGCCGCCGTGGCCCGAATGCTAACTCAGCCTAA
- the LOC126556638 gene encoding N-acetylgalactosaminyltransferase 7 yields MRVTNIRGGRIFRIAVSLAIVLMILYMIATWSGVDQRTVKDVYNARFAAMRGDGNGGGGEVAAGADRSHPKEVPQLVEGMGNFEPADKPLPDGPGEGGKAYVLPEDQQNRATDAEMEYGMNIVVSDAISLDRTIKDTRLEECQHWDYPYNLPRTSVIIVFHNEGFSVLMRTVHSVLNRSPKHLLHEIILVDDYSDKEDLKGKLERYIERFDGMVRLIRNSEREGLIRTRSRGAKEATGEVIVYLDAHCEVNKNWLPPLLAPIHRDRTVMTVPIIDGIDHKTFEYRPVYADGHHYRGIFEWGMLYKENEVPRREQKRRKHDSEPYRSPTHAGGLFAINRKFFLELGAYDSGLLVWGGENFELSFKIWQCGGSIEWVPCSRVGHVYRGFMPYNFGKLASKKKGPLITINYKRVIETWFDGPYKEYFYTREPLARFLDMGDISEQLALKERLQCKSFQWYMDNVAYDVLDKYPMLPANVKWGELHNVGKDMCVDALGRQPPAVIGLQPCHGQGHNQLIRLNGAGQLGVGERCIEAYNAEIKLAFCRLGTVDGPWQYDEHSGTLLHRTHKKCMGYQPQNRQLALMPCDMNNAYQSWKFQEIQPHW; encoded by the coding sequence ATGCGAGTGACAAACATACGGGGTGGGCGGATCTTCCGCATCGCGGTCAGCCTCGCGATCGTGCTAATGATACTGTACATGATAGCGACCTGGTCCGGTGTCGATCAGCGCACGGTAAAGGACGTGTACAATGCCCGGTTCGCGGCAATGCGCGGCGATgggaatggtggtggtggtgaggtAGCGGCTGGCGCCGACCGTAGCCATCCGAAGGAGGTACCACAGCTGGTGGAAGGTATGGGCAACTTTGAACCGGCCGATAAACCACTTCCGGACGGTCCGGGCGAGGGCGGCAAGGCGTACGTGCTGCCGGAAGATCAACAGAATCGGGCAACCGATGCGGAGATGGAGTACGGCATGAATATAGTCGTGTCGGATGCAATCTCGCTCGATCGCACGATAAAGGACACCCGGCTGGAGGAGTGCCAGCACTGGGACTATCCGTACAATCTGCCCCGTACGAGCGTAATCATAGTTTTCCACAACGAAGGCTTTAGTGTGCTGATGCGCACGGTCCATTCGGTGCTGAACCGGTCGCCGAAGCATCTGCTGCACGAGATCATCCTCGTGGACGACTATTCGGACAAGGAAGACTTGAAGGGCAAGCTGGAACGGTACATCGAACGGTTCGATGGTATGGTGCGGTTGATACGGAACAGCGAACGGGAAGGTTTGATACGGACGCGTTCCCGTGGCGCGAAGGAGGCGACCGGTGAGGTGATCGTCTATCTGGACGCACACTGTGAGGTGAACAAAAACTGGCTGCCACCGTTGCTGGCACCGATCCATCGTGACCGGACGGTCATGACGGTACCGATTATCGATGGTATCGATCACAAAACGTTCGAGTATCGGCCGGTGTACGCGGACGGTCACCATTATCGGGGGATTTTCGAGTGGGGCATGCTGTACAAAGAGAACGAGGTACCCCGGAGGGAGCAGAAACGGCGCAAACACGACAGCGAACCGTACCGGAGTCCAACGCACGCTGGCGGACTGTTTGCCATCAATCGGAAATTTTTCCTCGAGCTGGGCGCGTACGATTCCGGGTTGCTCGTGTGGGGCGGTGAGAATTTCGAGCTAAGCTTTAAGATATGGCAGTGTGGCGGCAGTATTGAGTGGGTACCGTGCTCCCGGGTCGGTCACGTGTACCGTGGTTTTATGCCGTACAACTTCGGCAAGCTGGCCAGCAAAAAGAAGGGCCCACTGATTACGATCAACTACAAGCGGGTGATCGAAACGTGGTTCGATGGACCGTACAAGGAGTACTTTTATACGCGCGAACCACTGGCCCGGTTTCTCGATATGGGCGACATTAGCGAGCAGCTAGCGCTGAAGGAACGGCTCCAGTGCAAAAGCTTCCAGTGGTACATGGACAACGTGGCGTACGATGTGCTGGACAAGTACCCGATGCTGCCGGCCAACGTGAAATGGGGCGAGCTGCATAACGTCGGCAAGGATATGTGTGTGGATGCGCTCGGGCGGCAACCGCCGGCCGTTATAGGGCTACAGCCGTGCCATGGCCAGGGTCACAATCAGCTGATCCGGCTGAATGGGGCCGGCCAGCTAGGCGTTGGCGAACGGTGCATCGAGGCGTACAATGCGGAGATTAAGCTTGCGTTCTGCCGGCTCGGCACGGTCGACGGACCGTGGCAGTATGATGAACATTCCGGCACGCTGCTGCACCGCACGCACAAGAAATGTATGGGTTATCAGCCGCAAAACCGCCAGCTAGCGCTAATGCCGTGCGACATGAACAACGCGTACCAGTCGTGGAAGTTCCAGGAAATTCAACCACACTGGTAA